From a single Callithrix jacchus isolate 240 chromosome 5, calJac240_pri, whole genome shotgun sequence genomic region:
- the LOC100393899 gene encoding nuclear cap-binding protein subunit 3-like — MPFSLSHFEKHDDKKELGAARRNQYYMKYGNSNYEGMKGILSNSWKQRYNSRRIQWDVIKKRALIGDNVGLTSYKHRHSGLVNVPEEPIEEEEEEEEEEEEDQDMDADDRVVVEYHEELPALKQSKDRSTSRRSSASSSDSDEMDYDLELKMISTPSPKKSMKMTMYADEVESQLKNIRNSMRADSVSSSNIKNRIGNKPPPEKFADVLDLLDEKRQHSRPRPPVSNTKSGIVAVLLGCILSSRKQTGAELSSWIYASG; from the exons ATGCCGTTTTCTTTAAGCCATTTTGAGAAACACG atgACAAAAAGGAACTTGGAGCAGCCAGAAGGAATCAGTATTACATGAAATATGGGAATTCAAATTACGAAGGCATGAAAGGAATTCTTAGCAATTCATG GAAGCAAAGATATAATTCCCGTCGTATTCAGTGGGACGTGATCAAGAAGAGAGCCCTGATTGGGGATAACGTTGGCTTGACGTCGTATAAACATCGGCATTCTG GACTAGTGAATGTACCTGAGGAACCCattgaagaggaggaggaggaggaggaggaggaggaagaagaccaGGACATGGATGCAGATGACAGAGTGGTGGTAGAGTACCACGAGGAGCTCCCAGCTCTCAAGCAGTCCAAAGACCGGAGCACGTCCAGACGGTCCAGTGCCAGCAGCTCAGACTCAGATGAAATGGACTATGATCTGGAACTGAAAATGATTTCCACTCCTTCCCCAAAGAAGAGCATGAAAATGACTATGTATGCTGATGAAGTGGAATCTCAGTTGAAAAACATTAG gaactccatgagggcagataGTGTATCTTCAAGCAATATCAAAAACCGAATTGGTAACAAACCGCCACCTGAGAAATTTGCAGATGTCCTAGATCTATTAGATGAAAAACGCCAGCACTCGCGTCCACGACCACCAGTCAGCAATACTAAATCAGGTATTGTAGCTGTGCTTCTGGGCTGTATTCTGAGCTCCAGAAAGCAGACTGGGGCAGAGTTGAGTTCTTGG